One window of the Camelina sativa cultivar DH55 chromosome 1, Cs, whole genome shotgun sequence genome contains the following:
- the LOC104781593 gene encoding RING-H2 finger protein ATL2-like, protein MNTNDPDPLPLGRRGDDFSGSKTYAMSGKIMLSAIVILFFVVILMVFLHLYARWYLLRARRRHLRRRSRNRRATTMVFFTADPSTAAASSVAASRGLDPNVIKSLPVFTFSDETHSKDPIECAVCLSEFEENETGRVLPNCKHTFHVDCIDMWFHSHSTCPLCRSLVEPLAGTELTAVTTTAEEQVVIAIDSDPVLVTEPGSSSGLRCEPSGSSSSTTSADNSGRKPAAITVPRRNFNELEDEMTRRDSPASQSFRSPMSRMLSFTRMLSRDRRSASSPISGAPPVSPSLSCRIPVTESDIERGVEETR, encoded by the coding sequence ATGAACACCAACGACCCGGATCCGCTTCCTTTAGGCAGACGCGGAGACGACTTCTCCGGTTCCAAAACGTACGCCATGAGCGGCAAAATCATGCTTAGCGCAATTGTCAtcctcttcttcgtcgtcaTTTTAATGGTCTTCCTTCATCTCTACGCCCGTTGGTATCTCCTCCGTGCTCGTCGACGTCATCTCCGTCGTCGTAGCCGTAACCGCCGCGCTACTACTATGGTTTTCTTCACCGCTGATCCTTCAACCGCCGCTGCTTCTTCCGTCGCCGCTTCACGCGGACTCGATCCTAACGTCATTAAATCTCTCCCCGTTTTCACGTTTTCCGACGAGACTCATAGTAAAGATCCGATCGAATGCGCCGTTTGTTTGTCGGAGTTCGAAGAGAACGAAACGGGTCGGGTTTTGCCCAATTGCAAACACACGTTTCATGTTGATTGTATCGATATGTGGTTTCATTCTCATTCCACTTGTCCTCTTTGCCGCTCTCTCGTTGAGCCTCTCGCCGGAACTGAATTGACGGCGGTGACAACGACGGCGGAGGAGCAAGTTGTGATTGCGATTGATTCTGACCCGGTTTTGGTAACTGAACCGGGTTCTAGCTCCGGGTTGAGGTGCGAGCCAAGTGGATCTAGTTCTTCTACGACGTCGGCGGATAATTCCGGGAGAAAACCGGCGGCGATTACTGTTCCGAGGAGGAACTTCAACGAGTTAGAAGACGAGATGACTCGGAGAGACTCGCCAGCGAGTCAATCGTTTAGATCGCCGATGAGTCGGATGTTGTCTTTCACTAGGATGCTGAGTAGAGATAGAAGAAGCGCTTCGTCTCCTATTTCTGGAGCTCCGCCGGTATCTCCGTCGTTGAGCTGCCGGATACCGGTGACCGAGTCGGATATCGAGCGGGGTGTAGAGGAGACTCGTTGA